One window of Lawsonibacter asaccharolyticus genomic DNA carries:
- a CDS encoding phenylalanyl-tRNA synthetase alpha chain has protein sequence MKEQLAKIRSEALAAFGQAQSAAELDSLRVQYLGKKGELTAVLKMMGKLSAEERPAMGQLANEVRSALEAAIEAASGKLEAQALEQRLKDEAVDVTIPGREVKLGHKHPMYLALDEIKDIFIGMGFTVLDGPEVELAEYNFDKLNAEEGHPSRDWSDTFYFDEDSRVMLRSQTSPMQVRAMETMELPIRIIAPGRVYRKDEVDATHSPMFHQVEGMVIDKGVTMADLKGTLNTVVEQLYGKGTKTRFRPHHFPFTEPSCEMDVQCHKCGGVGCPTCKGEGWIELLGAGMVHPKVLKMAGIDPEVYSGWAFGMGLERTAMRRFKIADLRLIFENDVRFLEQF, from the coding sequence ATGAAAGAACAGTTAGCAAAGATCCGTTCGGAGGCGCTGGCCGCCTTTGGGCAGGCCCAGTCCGCCGCCGAGTTGGACAGCCTGCGCGTCCAGTATCTGGGCAAGAAGGGTGAGCTCACCGCCGTTCTGAAAATGATGGGCAAGCTGTCCGCCGAGGAGCGCCCCGCCATGGGCCAGCTGGCCAACGAGGTCCGCTCCGCTCTGGAGGCGGCCATTGAGGCCGCCTCCGGTAAGCTGGAGGCCCAGGCCCTGGAGCAGCGCCTGAAGGACGAGGCTGTGGATGTGACCATCCCCGGCCGCGAGGTGAAGCTGGGACACAAGCACCCCATGTACCTGGCCCTGGATGAGATCAAGGACATCTTCATCGGCATGGGCTTCACCGTGCTGGACGGCCCGGAGGTGGAGCTGGCCGAGTACAACTTCGACAAGCTCAATGCGGAGGAGGGACACCCCTCCCGTGACTGGTCGGACACCTTCTACTTTGACGAGGACAGCCGGGTGATGCTCCGCTCCCAGACCAGCCCCATGCAGGTGCGGGCCATGGAGACTATGGAACTGCCTATCCGCATCATCGCCCCCGGCCGGGTGTACCGTAAGGATGAGGTGGATGCGACCCACTCCCCCATGTTCCACCAGGTGGAGGGCATGGTCATCGACAAGGGGGTCACCATGGCCGATCTGAAGGGCACCCTGAACACGGTGGTGGAGCAGCTTTACGGCAAGGGCACCAAGACCCGCTTCCGTCCTCACCACTTCCCCTTCACCGAGCCTTCCTGCGAGATGGACGTGCAGTGTCACAAGTGCGGCGGCGTGGGCTGTCCCACCTGCAAGGGGGAGGGCTGGATCGAGCTGCTGGGTGCCGGCATGGTCCACCCCAAGGTGCTGAAAATGGCGGGCATCGACCCGGAGGTCTACTCCGGCTGGGCCTTCGGCATGGGGCTGGAGCGCACCGCCATGCGCCGCTTCAAGATCGCTGACCTGCGGCTGATTTTCGAGAACGACGTTAGATTTTTAGAGCAATTCTGA
- a CDS encoding phenylalanyl-tRNA synthetase beta chain, whose translation MNLSRKWLSEFVSVEADDKEFAESMTLSGSKVELTHDLGAEIQNVVVGKVLSMEHHPDSDHMWVCQIDVGREEPVQIVTGAWNVHIDDLVPVAMHKSTLPGGKKIEKGKLRGVVSNGMLCGLSELGLDTRDFPYAVITPAAILGDYKPLDKDKPSISADIQPGDKIYGPVIAALVEGVEPAGEAGWTCRLFWAGQEALSVTVTTTCANLHNGDLVAYDTKRGAVCTLDDLHAQQAEFPHCIPDGIFILHEDCKPGDDLKPVVGLDDHVVEFEITPNRPDCLSIIGLAREASATFDAPLALHQPVVKGGGPGVLPELLDVETPAADLCPRYTARMVRNVKIAPSPKWMRERLRAMGVRPINNIVDITNYVMLEYGQPMHAFDYRYVKGGKIVVRRAEEGEELTTLDGSVRKLNPNMLVIADEHRAVGLAGIMGGLNSEIVSDTADVVFESANFDGTTIRRTALALGMRTEASAKYEKGLDPLNTLPAVERACELVELLGAGEVVDGVIDILNYVPQPRVLKLEPEKINALLGTDIAAEEMVSILKKLDFQVEGDQVTVPSWRSDVEAMADLAEEVARFHGYNNIPTTLMRGQTTRGGYSPEQELERALGAVCRACGYDEIITYSFISPTYYDKIRWASDDPRRQSFKILNPLGEDTSIMRTTVLPSMLEILTRNYNFRNKCAKLYEVGRIYLPGGADGLAVEKKVLSLGAYGEGMDFFALKGAVEAILGEIRAADVTFEAPQIPNPSYHPGRCAQVLVNGQEVGVFGQIHPLVAQNYGVDAEFYCAELDFDQLMCGKGPDPQYVPLPKFPAVTRDIAVVCGEAVTVGALEDCIRRGAKGLLKEVTLFDIYRGKGVAEGKKSVAFNLVLRADDRSLTAEEADADVKAILETLEKELGAVLR comes from the coding sequence ATGAATCTATCTCGCAAGTGGCTCAGCGAGTTTGTGAGCGTTGAGGCCGATGATAAAGAGTTTGCGGAGTCCATGACCCTGTCCGGCTCCAAGGTGGAGCTGACCCACGACCTGGGTGCCGAGATCCAGAACGTGGTGGTGGGCAAGGTGCTGTCCATGGAGCACCACCCGGACAGCGACCACATGTGGGTGTGCCAGATCGACGTGGGCCGGGAGGAGCCGGTGCAGATCGTCACCGGGGCCTGGAACGTCCACATAGACGACCTGGTGCCTGTGGCCATGCACAAGTCCACCCTGCCTGGGGGCAAGAAGATCGAAAAGGGCAAGCTGCGGGGCGTGGTGTCCAACGGCATGCTGTGCGGCCTGAGTGAGCTGGGCCTGGACACCCGGGACTTCCCCTACGCCGTCATCACTCCTGCCGCCATCCTGGGGGACTACAAGCCCCTGGATAAGGACAAGCCCTCTATCTCCGCGGACATCCAGCCGGGGGACAAGATTTATGGGCCGGTGATAGCTGCCCTGGTGGAGGGAGTAGAGCCCGCCGGAGAGGCCGGCTGGACCTGCCGCCTGTTCTGGGCCGGCCAGGAGGCCCTGTCCGTGACAGTCACCACCACCTGTGCCAATCTCCACAACGGTGACCTGGTGGCCTATGACACCAAGCGAGGGGCCGTCTGCACCCTGGATGACCTCCACGCCCAGCAGGCGGAGTTCCCCCACTGCATCCCCGACGGCATCTTCATCCTTCACGAGGACTGTAAACCCGGGGATGACCTGAAGCCGGTGGTGGGCCTGGACGACCACGTTGTGGAGTTCGAGATCACCCCCAACCGCCCCGACTGCCTCTCCATCATCGGCCTGGCCCGGGAGGCCTCCGCCACCTTTGACGCACCCCTGGCCCTCCACCAGCCGGTGGTGAAGGGCGGCGGCCCCGGCGTGCTGCCGGAGCTGCTGGATGTGGAGACCCCGGCGGCCGACCTGTGCCCCCGATACACCGCCCGAATGGTGCGCAACGTGAAGATCGCTCCCTCCCCAAAGTGGATGCGGGAGCGGTTGCGGGCCATGGGCGTGCGCCCCATCAACAACATCGTGGACATCACCAACTACGTCATGCTGGAGTACGGCCAGCCCATGCATGCCTTCGACTACCGCTATGTGAAGGGCGGCAAGATCGTGGTCCGCCGGGCGGAGGAGGGCGAGGAGCTCACCACCCTGGACGGAAGCGTGCGCAAGCTCAATCCCAATATGCTGGTCATTGCCGATGAGCACCGGGCCGTGGGTCTGGCGGGCATTATGGGCGGCCTGAACAGCGAGATCGTCTCCGACACCGCGGACGTGGTCTTTGAGTCCGCCAACTTCGACGGCACCACCATCCGCCGCACTGCCCTGGCCCTGGGCATGCGCACCGAGGCCAGCGCCAAGTATGAGAAGGGCCTGGACCCCCTGAACACCCTCCCCGCCGTGGAGCGGGCCTGTGAGCTGGTGGAGCTGCTGGGGGCCGGCGAGGTGGTGGACGGCGTCATCGACATCCTCAACTACGTCCCTCAGCCCCGGGTGCTCAAGCTGGAGCCGGAGAAGATCAACGCCCTGCTGGGCACCGACATCGCCGCCGAGGAGATGGTGTCCATCCTGAAGAAGCTGGACTTCCAGGTGGAGGGAGACCAGGTCACCGTGCCCTCCTGGCGTTCCGACGTGGAGGCCATGGCCGATCTGGCCGAGGAGGTGGCCCGGTTCCACGGCTACAACAACATCCCCACCACCCTCATGCGGGGCCAGACCACCCGGGGCGGCTACTCCCCTGAGCAGGAGCTGGAGCGCGCCTTGGGGGCGGTGTGCCGTGCATGCGGCTATGACGAGATCATCACCTACTCCTTCATTTCCCCCACCTACTACGACAAGATCCGCTGGGCTTCGGACGATCCCCGCCGCCAGTCCTTCAAGATCCTCAACCCTCTGGGGGAGGATACCTCCATCATGCGCACCACGGTGCTCCCCTCCATGCTGGAGATCCTGACCCGGAACTACAACTTCCGCAACAAGTGCGCCAAGCTGTATGAGGTGGGCCGCATCTATCTCCCTGGCGGGGCCGACGGCCTGGCGGTGGAGAAGAAGGTGCTCTCTCTGGGCGCTTACGGCGAAGGAATGGACTTCTTTGCCCTGAAGGGGGCGGTGGAGGCCATCCTGGGAGAGATCCGGGCGGCGGACGTCACCTTTGAGGCCCCTCAGATCCCCAATCCCTCCTACCACCCAGGCCGCTGTGCCCAGGTGCTGGTCAACGGCCAGGAGGTGGGCGTGTTTGGTCAGATCCACCCCCTGGTGGCCCAGAACTACGGCGTGGACGCAGAGTTCTACTGCGCCGAGCTGGACTTTGACCAGCTGATGTGCGGGAAGGGCCCCGATCCCCAGTACGTGCCCCTGCCCAAGTTCCCTGCCGTCACCCGGGATATCGCTGTGGTGTGCGGCGAAGCGGTCACCGTGGGAGCCTTGGAGGACTGCATCCGTCGGGGGGCGAAGGGACTGCTGAAGGAGGTCACCCTGTTCGACATCTATCGGGGCAAGGGCGTGGCCGAGGGCAAGAAGTCTGTGGCCTTCAACCTGGTCCTCCGGGCCGACGACCGCAGCCTGACCGCCGAAGAGGCGGACGCCGATGTGAAAGCGATTTTGGAAACTCTGGAAAAGGAGCTGGGTGCGGTACTGCGCTGA